The region CAGGGGATTAATTTTGAACTTGATGATGATATGGTTGAGGATGATGAAGATAGAGAACTGTCACAGGCTATCATCAACAACGTTAAATTAAGTGAAGGTTATCTCACCCTTGCTCGTGATATTGAGGCTATGGAGCCTAAATGTCCAGAAGACGTCTATAAGGTCTGGACTTCAACACTCGGTTAAGATTTATTTACATTAACTTTGTCCGTGTTGGCTATCTTTTGTCTTCATCAAATTGATGACTGGCATATGCGATTTTGTTAGACTCACTTGCTTGATGGTCGTGCTATTGCTGGTGCAAATGTTGATACAGCTAGAGAAAATTTGGCTGCTACATTTGTCAATGCTTTTGTTAATGCAGGTTTTGGCAAGGTATGGTTTGCAAAACTTAAAAGTATGAAAGCATAGGAGCCTAGTTGTTTTCTATCAGTTAATACGTTTCCCCTGCAGGACAGGTTAATGACAGACCTGGCTGACTTTTCAAGTGATGGTTCATCTGGAAATTGGCTTTTCAAAAACAAAGAACATGCGAAGATCAGTGTTGTAGCAAGTTTGGTATGTTTATTGAAATACAAAATTTACATCCATATGGGCACACATAAATTGTTACTCAGTTTCCTGTTAggaaattcaattaaaatattaggaTTTCCAAATAACAGGGCATGATTCTATTGTGGGATGTCAACTCTGGGCTTGCTCAGATTGACAAGTATTTACATAGCGATGATAACTTCGTGATTGCTGGAGCATTATTAGGAGTTGGGCTCGTCAACTGTAGTGTTACTAATGATTATGATCCTGTGAGTTTCTTTCTACTCTTCATCTCTTGGTTTATGCAGAGAGTATAATGTTTGCTATATGTGTCCTATTTTGTTTTTAGGCTTTGGCACTTCTGagtgaatatataaataaagaagATTCTTCAATCCAAATTGGTGCAATTATGGGTTTGGGGATTGCATACGCAGGTGCTCAAGATGAGCAGGTTTCTCTCTCTTATCTGTGATTTTTTATTGGATGCACATCATTTAACAATTATATTCATCTTTTGTTTTTTGGATGAGATTGTGGACTGTACATAAGTAATTCTAAAGAAAGCTTACCAATGTTATTGATAGATACTTAACAGCCTGATTGCCATACTTAAACATGAAAATGTCCCCCACGATGTCATTGCCTTTACTGCAATTTCATTGGGTTTGGTTTTCGTGGGTTCCAGTAATGGGGAGGTTGCGCAGGCAATTACAGATGCTTTAACAGGCAGAAGTGTGTCAGAACTAGGGCAGCCACTAAGTCGGCTTCTAGTCCTTGCTCTTGGTCTTATATACCTTGGGAAACAGGTGATTAACTTGTTGGGGgcttattgatatatatatttgtttctcTTAAATGATTACTGTGATATGCTAATTTGGAATAATATATCCTAACTGTTCAGAAATGCTTACTTAACAGGAAGGTATGGAGGCCACTTCGGAGGTCTCAAAATCTTTTTCGAAAAAGATGAGAAATTATGTTGATGTCACATTGCTTTCTTGTGCCCATGCCGGAACTGGGAATGTTCTGACGGTATTCTCTGAAATCCATTAAAATGTTATTCAATACTAAAATTAGCATAATTTTGGCAAAACTATATTATATGCAGGTCCAGAAGCTTCTTGGTCATTGTTCACATCTTGAAAACGCTGAAACCTCCCAAGGTTCTGCTGTGCTTGGGATTGCCATGGTAGCAATGGCTGAAGAGATAGGTCTTGAGATGTCAATTCGTTCACTGAAGCATTTTTTGCAGTATGGTGAGCAGAAAATTCGGCGAGCAGTTCCTTTGGCTCTTGGTCTTCTGTGTATATCAAACCCAAAGGTAATTTGATTACTTCTTGCTGAACTACTTATTTCACAATTTGCTGTACCTTACTCTAAAATCCTAGAGTTCAAAATGTTGGGAAAGCTGCAGAGAGATAattaatcttttgttttttttttttgttgttgttgttgttgttatgataCGCCTCTTTCTCACCATTTTATCTGTTGCACGTGTATTCTACAGGTCAATGTGATGGACACTTTAAGTAGGCTTAGTCATGATACAGATTTAGAAGTTGCAATGGTAATATGGTTGAACtctatattttttgttgttttcgaTCAGCTCCCATTTAAGTGTTTATATTGGTGCTACAGGCTGCTGTTATCTCCTTGGGTTTGATAGGTGCTGGAACTAATAATGCTCGCATAGCTGGCATGCTACGCAATCTTTCAAGTTTTTATTACAATGTTCCTGGCCTTttattttgtgtatgtttttttttgtatttatctttGTAGTTTCTTGCACGATACATGTGCATTTGCTATAGAAACTAAGTCTGAATTGCTTTTGCAGGTGCGAATTGCTCAAGGTTTAGTACATATGGGGAAGGGTCTGTTGACACTTAATCCCTATCATTCTAATCGCCTTTTGTGTTCACCGTAAGTAGTTCTTccacataaataaatattcacaAAATTATATACACTGTTGACTTGGGGAAGAGGCTTTCTTTCTGTAAAATGCTTCTGCGTGCTTCATTTTAGTTGGACCTTGTGAAAAGTTTGTTGTCTTTTGTTATCACCAGGACTGCACTAGCTGGTTTGGTTACAATGCTACACGCATGTCTTGATATGAAATCTATTATTCTGGGGAAATACCATTTTGTTCTTTACTACCTTGTTTTGGCAATGAAGGTTTGTTTCAATATACCAGTATGCTACTTGCTTTCCAGTGTTGGTATGTATTTGTTAATGCAGCAGGTTTTCTTGGTCTCATATAATGTTGTTTTCTTGTACAGCCAAGGATGTTAATGACTTTGGACAAAAACCTAGAACCTATTTCAGTCCCCGTTCGGGTGGGGGAGGCTGTTGATGTTGTAGGCCAGCCTGGCCAACCCAAAACTATCACTGGTTTCCAGACCCATTCAACCCCTGTCCTTCTGGCTGCCGGTGAGAGAGCAGAGCTGGCTACTGAAAAGTAAGTTAGCTTCTGAGTGACTCGTGGGATGTTGCATGGGTTTAAGATGTCTCTAACGTTATTCCATTTTGTACAGGTATGTCCCCCTCTCGCCCATCCTAGAGGGATACGTTATTTTGGTAGAAAATACCGAGTACATGGAAGATAATTAGGTTAATAGCTGGAATTTTGGAGGCATGGTAGGCTACGTTAGCTTCTAGTTTTTGGTTACTTTATGATTTGTTGTGTATAGTAAAATTCCCGTTTTTTCTTTACAACTGCCCCTCTGCTTATAATCGCAAATTGCCGccaggcaaaaaaaaaaaacaatttggaggaaaaaaatttagggtttttaagcgtTACTTAATAGGCTTTTTtcaatgaaagaaataatataaaactcttACAATATTatagtaattattttatattatttgtattaatatttttatatttgttcttgaatatttataaattataatatatatttattattaaaatattaataataaggcATCcgaaaaatatactttttttacaAATAACAAATCGATGAAATCTTATATTACAATAAGAACATACTTGATCCATGAAACTGAAACAAAAGTGGaattttataaacttaaaatattCTGTTCCTCTTATAAGTCTTCCCATGGCCCATTTAACCTGCAAAAtgcaaataatatttttaacaaatagtTATGCTATTCAGAAAATTatagtaaaaaatttaaattcatgcagtaaaaaaaaatatctaaaaaataaaagcatTAAATATTTGCTACCAATTGTACtcattatttcataatattttcatatgtaccttgattttaaaatatttgtaacaTTGAGTAGGTAATCTAAATTCATTCATTTTCCAATATGttcaaaacacaaaataaaacataaaagctATTTTATTTGCCATTGTGTCCAATCTATTTATGGTTTTTCTTAATTTCCATGACCAACATTTGGAATAGGATTATTGGGGAATGAAAAAAAATACCATTCTCTTTCTCCGCTACAAAAATGAACTACAAATTAATTAAACATTttcaatgataataataaatatcaatttaaaataaataattgaggAATATACCACACTAgaatttattttatcaataaaattttgattaaacatTCTCTTTCTAACATGTATTTTTTATGCTAAAAatctaattttgaatttatttcaaaataatatgtATAGTTTTATTGTATCAgccaacacttttttttttgcattttgtttctgattttaagaaataaaaataaataaaataacaacctTACGTAACAGGTACTATATTTCATTATGTAAAAGCAATGTTATTGAAAAGGAtatgttgaaaccatttttggaAATCGACTTCTTATTTTAAAAACGAACACAGAGTTGctgccaattttttttattaagtgtGATTAGATCACTtcaaaatttgatcattttaataaaaggttagatttactaaaacgatgatTTTCGGTCTACAAATTTCACGAAATGAGTTCGTGAggcggttacgtatgaggaaggactaataccctcataacgcccaaaattggtacctagttggttACTAGATGTCCtccctttttctttaaaaaaaagtttcttttctctcttttttctctgAAGATGGCCCTTAGGCCGGCCATGATGTCCGGTGAACCGCCGCCGTGGCCACCGGCCGTCATGAGGTGGTTGAGTGACTAggaatattgaatttttatttatattttaaaatattttaataacttacTAGTAAATGTTATGTAGAGGTCCTTGTATTAGGAGTCAATTTGTATGTTGGTCCAAAAATTAGTCCATGTATGTTAGATAAAAAACAAATCAGACATActgtaaaaaaatttcatttatttttaatattaaaaactgGTCCATGTATATCAGCATGTGGTACATATGGCAAGTCACGTGTCAGTGCCCTATTATTTTGTCAGTCACGCCACTTTTTACTAGTACaaaagaatgaaatttttaacaaaaaagaccaATTTACACTTTGATCCAACGTGTAGAGACTATTTTACTCATCGGACAAAATAGAATCCGACTCTTAATACAATAACatttataatacttttaccatcTAACATGTAAAAACACAATCATCAAATTAAATTTCAGAAAGTTATGTGTTTCTATTAACACCTCATTATGCatacaataattaaatatttaaaatttgatccgaaattaataattaaattgataaaatagggGTAACGCGTTGCATTGCCGTTGAGCTGCTTATAGCTGTCCTCAACCGCAAACCAAGTGGAAGAAATGTAGAAGACGATGTGATTTGTAAAGAAATAGTCGTGAAAACATGAAAAAGAGCATTCTTATTTTAAAGGAAACGTATGAGTCCATTTGGTTTGCTCCTGATTTTAGCTTTGGTTTTTGCAGACTTGTCTTACTTAGGCAAAAGAGGTCCCCAATGTGAAGCctaattttccttttcttgtaCTCAATTGTTTTAAGTACCCAAAAATGAAAATGCtattctaaattaaaactttaatatcATAACAATTTACTTCTAACCAACGAGGGAGAAGTGgatagaaatttaaaatttgaaaataacatTATTGGGAAGAATAATTATAAATCTCGAATATGTATTATAAAGTGGATATAGaggatattaaaaaatattacttttttatatttaaagcaTGGTAGTCCGTGCTTATTTTTTCAAATGATACCATATCATTTCGCTTTTCAACTGATACCATATAGTTTATGTTGTATTTCAGTTAATATTCCACTTGTTTTGACCAATTTCAATCAATATTGGCTTCTAGTAACCCATATATGTCGgtacaaaattttgatatttttaaacaatttttaatttttttatcttaaccactttaatttttctataattgcatttaggtattaaattaaattattaaaattaattgataattttaaaatatatttatatatttatgtagaTGCAATTGAGATATATTTACAcgtatataatataatttatttttgaccaaaataatatataattgatgaagaaattaaaaactaaactttaaatatatatgtgaaaagtATTTAAAAACGTCGATGAACCCAAAACGATATACTAAAGCATATTAATATAAGCACATAACAATACTAAAACAAGAACGATATTCACATCGATACGATATTGGCTATTTAAACTAACAATCATTTATTTTGTattgaaaaaaaagttatatataaaTTGATATTAAGTATAGACTAATGGGTTAATTTAACTTTTAGCCTTCAActtaataattaggtttttttttgtctATTGCACTTGAATTTGACAACTagattcattttaattattaagcTTAACAAATGtaaaaatttgataaaaggacacTTTAAGATTATGTTATGCCATCACTTAAAAATTaagacacatatatatatttaaaattttcatatgataatATCGAATAATCTTAGAGCACTACATCAACATGGTAAAAACAACCcttacataaattataaaatattaaacatattcaaaattatgtaaatataaaatacttTAAATACATATagaatatgataaaatataaaaaaaattaaataaatacattaattacgAAATCTAAGGGCCCCTTTGGACCTCCTGTGTAATACGTTTAGCTTTCTTTTTAGCTTAAGCTAAAATATCTAATCTCACAGCTATCACTATTTTTACGCTATAGTCCTATAAATGCATTGCCCATAAAAAAGACTCTAAAACGAACCTAATACttcaaattgaaaaaagaaacatTTAAATGGTCTTTTACTAAAATGGGGAAATTACCAATAAAAGTcggtttttttcaaaatttaccgaaatgggccaatttttttattatttatcggaatggtccatttttcgAGAAATCGCGGCcatgtcagcgcgatgtcagggtacatgttaggacatcgcgtccacgtcagcgtgacctgctgacgtggaagcaAATCGCACCCTCAAAgacgcgatttccttccacgtcagcaggtcgcgctgacgtggacgtgatgtcctccgcgcgtgaacagtaccccaacggtcaaaaaatttgaccgttgcccccccaacggtcaaaaaaaaactataaataccccccacccctttatttttttttcacaaacaaatcctatCTAATATTTCCTCTctaatcctctcaatttccttccaaaattctctcaatttccttccaaaattctctgaaacccatatttaatttcaatttcctctcaatttccttcgaaaattctctcaaatccatatttaatttcaatttcccctcaatttcattttttaaaataattttaaatttttttatattttcatcaatCGCCGAatcattgattcgtcttgataggaatcacatatcggtggagcaaatgaaaatggtaagtattaaatttaatttttaattattatttaagattttttatttatatatttttatattattattaatttattatttgttataaaagtctgaagatcgggtattggaatgcaatattcggaatatgcatgctcctccatcaccgttagtagagaactacctgcgggaaacgggtttttggcacgtggcgacagTAGGCCGGGGATACAAGTTGGACCCGAAATTGattagtgcgttgatcgagaggtggagactcgacacgcacacatttcatcttccatgtggagagtgcactatcactctagaagatgtcagcATGCagttgggattgccggtggacaggcacccagtcaccgggtctgcccaatctagcaattggaggcggtgtgctacgagctatTGGGTGCTATTCCGGAaaaaatggatggaggtaaggtcgagatgggctggttacgtgccacCTTCCCTAATCCGAATGcaaattcaaccgaaattgaaagaatccgatatggTCGCTCATACATTCTTCAagtaattggaggttatctgatgcccgacacgtcacggagccgtatacatctaaggtggctgctaaaactcattgattttagaagagccggtgaatttagttgggggtctgccgtcttggcaacattatatcgggagatgtgcggggtgacgcgaccgaggagagcaaacatcggaggttgcctgtcactactgcaatcatgggcacggtttcgctttccatttctacgtcctcgagtgaaccacccatatacattctcactcgtaacgaggtaaattttatattacattttggaattattatgtagattttgtaagaataaaagtatgctaaaaatttatttaattaggtggaaccatccggcaagttatcgTGGATTATCGTTTGAACTTGAAGATACACGGCTTCTATTGGAgcaacggtcggaagcagaagtaagtattattacaaatagatatttccatacattcgttagtcgattgatatttagtatttagtatttagtattatgtatataactaatatttctatcatgttcatatagtttcaatggacaccatacgaggatccgacaattcgggtagtaatcccggaagagtttttacaaaatccgaacGTTTGGCATGTGAAAGTGGTAttgatcaactatgcaaccgtgGAGCCCCACCAGATAGACAaagtgctacgacagtttggatgtagataACCCATTCCTGCAGACCTTAGGAGTTTGACgagcaccacaaaatcgaccttcgaCTATTAGGTACAGATTGGCCTAGATACTGGTCCAAGTATAtggaaatgtgggaaaatcgacatgaatatctacctactcgggaacaaATCATCGTTCTggagttagcgtgcgttccagaatacatgccatggtttaggaagtatggcaagccgtatttacttacgccagaggagaggcagcgaCAAATACGTATCGGaagggaaaggcgcgggcctctaaatccTAGACGAGAAGACTACgaaggcagcccctcaacgaggcccagacggTCACCCAGCTCATCATCAGTGGCCATGCAATCACCGGACCCAACGAGAGCATCGACGCAGTCACCTGACGCAgcaattcaacagatgatacccacgcaaccgcCTTTCCCTATGATGTCAGGTGTGTTTCCTAGCCCttacatgtatccttttccgaatactatggcaggttggagccaaatgcccgattcagctccatttcctgtgaTGCCGAGCGGACCATCGATATCTAGGCCAGCGGCGCAGGAGGGATCGCAATGGGGGCCGTCGGAGAGCTCTCCTTTTCTGAAtactatggcaggttggagccaaatgcctgGTTCAACTCCATTTCCTGTTATTCCGAGCGGACTGTCCATATCTAGGCCAACGGCGCAGGAGGGATCGCACATACCTtcggggagctctcctttttaccaatcgccAGCAACATATGGCTTTCAAACACCGTCGCTgttcatgatgcaaacacctctaCATACACTATtttttgaaggtggatcatcgtcccaagtccgatctgaaataacacagatatcaagttgggggcagacatgcctccttaacctagagagaaagaaatctcagttaTCAaacgactcccccggtgttat is a window of Gossypium hirsutum isolate 1008001.06 chromosome D08, Gossypium_hirsutum_v2.1, whole genome shotgun sequence DNA encoding:
- the LOC107929387 gene encoding 26S proteasome non-ATPase regulatory subunit 2 homolog A isoform X2; the protein is MAYRENDTGTTQTKPLPKDTKKKDVNKEDLHAQLEEDLALKQHLELRVERIYDVDPEVQKVALESMRQEVRTSISSMTYVPKLLKFLRPHYRTLKAFYETMLDSDLKKYLADILSVMALTMSVEVKRESLKYRLLGSECDICSWGHEYVRILAGEISQEYLMRQSEDAPVDDLMELVEQIVAFHMKHNAESEAVDLLMEVDDLDPLTEHVDITNFRKTCLYLTSAARYLPDPDDILFMDTAYSIYLVFYEFASALQIALFLDNLEHVCEVFTSCDDLLMKKQFCYILARQGINFELDDDMVEDDEDRELSQAIINNVKLSEGYLTLARDIEAMEPKCPEDVYKLEKIWLLHLSMLLLMQVLARLMTDLADFSSDGSSGNWLFKNKEHAKISVVASLGMILLWDVNSGLAQIDKYLHSDDNFVIAGALLGVGLVNCSVTNDYDPALALLSEYINKEDSSIQIGAIMGLGIAYAGAQDEQILNSLIAILKHENVPHDVIAFTAISLGLVFVGSSNGEVAQAITDALTGRSVSELGQPLSRLLVLALGLIYLGKQEGMEATSEVSKSFSKKMRNYVDVTLLSCAHAGTGNVLTVQKLLGHCSHLENAETSQGSAVLGIAMVAMAEEIGLEMSIRSLKHFLQYGEQKIRRAVPLALGLLCISNPKVNVMDTLSRLSHDTDLEVAMAAVISLGLIGAGTNNARIAGMLRNLSSFYYNVPGLLFCVRIAQGLVHMGKGLLTLNPYHSNRLLCSPTALAGLVTMLHACLDMKSIILGKYHFVLYYLVLAMKPRMLMTLDKNLEPISVPVRVGEAVDVVGQPGQPKTITGFQTHSTPVLLAAGERAELATEKYVPLSPILEGYVILVENTEYMEDN
- the LOC107929387 gene encoding 26S proteasome non-ATPase regulatory subunit 2 homolog A isoform X3 → MAYRENDTGTTQTKPLPKDTKKKDVNKEDLHAQLEEDLALKQHLELRVERIYDVDPEVQKVALESMRQEVRTSISSMTYVPKLLKFLRPHYRTLKAFYETMLDSDLKKYLADILSVMALTMSVEVKRESLKYRLLGSECDICSWGHEYVRILAGEISQEYLMRQSEDAPVDDLMELVEQIVAFHMKHNAESEAVDLLMEVDDLDPLTEHVDITNFRKTCLYLTSAARYLPDPDDILFMDTAYSIYLVFYEFASALQIALFLDNLEHVCEVFTSCDDLLMKKQFCYILARQGINFELDDDMVEDDEDRELSQAIINNVKLSEGYLTLARDIEAMEPKCPEDVYKTHLLDGRAIAGANVDTARENLAATFVNAFVNAGFGKDRLMTDLADFSSDGSSGNWLFKNKEHAKISVVASLGMILLWDVNSGLAQIDKYLHSDDNFVIAGALLGVGLVNCSVTNDYDPALALLSEYINKEDSSIQIGAIMGLGIAYAGAQDEQILNSLIAILKHENVPHDVIAFTAISLGLVFVGSSNGEVAQAITDALTGRSVSELGQPLSRLLVLALGLIYLGKQEGMEATSEVSKSFSKKMRNYVDVTLLSCAHAGTGNVLTVQKLLGHCSHLENAETSQGSAVLGIAMVAMAEEIGLEMSIRSLKHFLQYGEQKIRRAVPLALGLLCISNPKVNVMDTLSRLSHDTDLEVAMVRIAQGLVHMGKGLLTLNPYHSNRLLCSPTALAGLVTMLHACLDMKSIILGKYHFVLYYLVLAMKPRMLMTLDKNLEPISVPVRVGEAVDVVGQPGQPKTITGFQTHSTPVLLAAGERAELATEKYVPLSPILEGYVILVENTEYMEDN
- the LOC107929387 gene encoding 26S proteasome non-ATPase regulatory subunit 2 homolog A isoform X1; translation: MAYRENDTGTTQTKPLPKDTKKKDVNKEDLHAQLEEDLALKQHLELRVERIYDVDPEVQKVALESMRQEVRTSISSMTYVPKLLKFLRPHYRTLKAFYETMLDSDLKKYLADILSVMALTMSVEVKRESLKYRLLGSECDICSWGHEYVRILAGEISQEYLMRQSEDAPVDDLMELVEQIVAFHMKHNAESEAVDLLMEVDDLDPLTEHVDITNFRKTCLYLTSAARYLPDPDDILFMDTAYSIYLVFYEFASALQIALFLDNLEHVCEVFTSCDDLLMKKQFCYILARQGINFELDDDMVEDDEDRELSQAIINNVKLSEGYLTLARDIEAMEPKCPEDVYKTHLLDGRAIAGANVDTARENLAATFVNAFVNAGFGKDRLMTDLADFSSDGSSGNWLFKNKEHAKISVVASLGMILLWDVNSGLAQIDKYLHSDDNFVIAGALLGVGLVNCSVTNDYDPALALLSEYINKEDSSIQIGAIMGLGIAYAGAQDEQILNSLIAILKHENVPHDVIAFTAISLGLVFVGSSNGEVAQAITDALTGRSVSELGQPLSRLLVLALGLIYLGKQEGMEATSEVSKSFSKKMRNYVDVTLLSCAHAGTGNVLTVQKLLGHCSHLENAETSQGSAVLGIAMVAMAEEIGLEMSIRSLKHFLQYGEQKIRRAVPLALGLLCISNPKVNVMDTLSRLSHDTDLEVAMAAVISLGLIGAGTNNARIAGMLRNLSSFYYNVPGLLFCVRIAQGLVHMGKGLLTLNPYHSNRLLCSPTALAGLVTMLHACLDMKSIILGKYHFVLYYLVLAMKPRMLMTLDKNLEPISVPVRVGEAVDVVGQPGQPKTITGFQTHSTPVLLAAGERAELATEKYVPLSPILEGYVILVENTEYMEDN